The nucleotide window CATGTCCACGCCGCGCCGTCCGGCTCCGAGGTCCATAGGGATACCCAGGATCGAGATGTTCATGCAGACGAGTGTAACACGGAATTTGTCGTATTCATCGGCATGAAACTTTATGGTTGCCCTGGATGAGGATTTGCTATGCATCTGAATATTCAAACGAAATTGACCCGCAAAAAGCCGGGTTATACAATGTTCTGATGCCTGCTTCCAACACCCCGCCCATCCTCAACCTCGCACGCCTGCTGCGTGTGCAGGGCGAGACCGAAGTCGAGGGTGAGTTCGAGCGTCTGACCTACCTGCGCGCTGGCGAAACCGCCGAACTCGTTCTGGCCACTCCCGGCCGCTACGACGTTCAGGTTCACACGGTCGGTGACGACGACTTCTGGCTCTCCGGCACCCTCGAGGCCACCCTCACCCAAGACTGCGCCCGCTGCCTGCGCCCGGTCGAGATTCCCCTCGAGCTGAGCCTGGGCGTGCTGATGCGCTACGACCCCAAGGTCGAGGCCCCCTATCTGGACGAGACGCCCGAGGGCGAGGAACTGCTGATGTTCGGCGATCCGCAGCTCGACCTGAGTGCTTTTTTCTCCGAGAGCCTGCTGATGGGCCTGCCCCTGATCGTGTTGCACGACGAGCGCTGCAAGGGACTGTGCGAGGTCTGCGGCATTGACCTCAACGACGACTCCGGCCAGACCTGCCCGTACCTGCCCGGCCCCTGCCCACGCCTCGAGCGTCCGCAGACCCGGGAACAAGAGGACGGGGCTGCCCGCAAGAACCCCTTCGCCGGTCTGGCCTCGCTGGACCTGCCCGACGAATAAGCGCATGTCCGAGCCGCCCTCCCCGCTGACCCACTTCCAGGGTGGCCGCCCACGCATGGTGGACATTTCCTCCAAGGACATCACCCTGCGCACCGCCCGCGCCGAGGCCCACATTCTGCTGCCCGAGACCGCACGGGCTGCGCTCGAGGCCGGAACGCTCAAAGGGGACCCGCTGGCGGTGGCGCAACTGGCTGGCATCATGGCCGCCAAGCGCACCGGTGAGCTGATCCCACTGTGCCATCCGCTGCCGCTGCGCGGCGTGGAGGTGCTCCTCGAGGCGGTGCCCGAGGGCCTGCGCTGCGAGGCGCGGGTGCGGACCGAGGGACCGACCGGGGTGGAGATGGAGGCCCTGACCGCCGTGACGGTCGCGGCCCTGACGGTCTACGACATGCTGAAGTCTGCCAGCAAGGGCATCGAGATCGCACGGGTCCGGTTGCTGGAGAAAACCGGCGGAAAGTCCGGCGACTGGTACGCCCCGGACCTCAACGCACCCTGAACCCCGAGAGGAACGCATGAAAGTAGGACTGCTCGACACGCTGCTGCCCCATTACCTGCCGTTTTGGGAAGCTTTTTTCAAGGAACTGGGCCTGACGGTCCTTCACCCCCGCCTGCCCAAGGCCGAAAGCCTCGAGCTTGGCCGTCAGACCTTGCCCGATGAACCCCGCTGGGTCCAACTGGCGGTCGGTCGCCTGCTGGAACTGGCCCCGCAGTGCGAGGCCGTGGTCGTCCCGCAGCTCAGCCACCCCGACGAGCGCGAGGCCGAGGCCGGTGATCCCTGGATGGCCGACTTCGCCGAGGTGGTCGCGCACCGCCTGAGCCTGCCGCGTCCGCTGGTCGTTCCCGCCTACGGCGGCCTCGAGGTGATGGGGCCGGCCGCCGTGCGGGTAGGCCAGGAGCTGACCCGCAACTCCAGCCGTACCCGGCTGGCTCTCGAGCGGCAGGAACTGCTGCTGCGTCCGCGCCGTGCCCGCGAGCCGCAGCTGGTCTCGCCCGGACAGCACACGGTGGCGGTACTCGCCCCGGACCTGCTGCTCGAGGA belongs to Deinobacterium chartae and includes:
- the moaC gene encoding cyclic pyranopterin monophosphate synthase MoaC, which produces MSEPPSPLTHFQGGRPRMVDISSKDITLRTARAEAHILLPETARAALEAGTLKGDPLAVAQLAGIMAAKRTGELIPLCHPLPLRGVEVLLEAVPEGLRCEARVRTEGPTGVEMEALTAVTVAALTVYDMLKSASKGIEIARVRLLEKTGGKSGDWYAPDLNAP
- a CDS encoding YceD family protein: MPASNTPPILNLARLLRVQGETEVEGEFERLTYLRAGETAELVLATPGRYDVQVHTVGDDDFWLSGTLEATLTQDCARCLRPVEIPLELSLGVLMRYDPKVEAPYLDETPEGEELLMFGDPQLDLSAFFSESLLMGLPLIVLHDERCKGLCEVCGIDLNDDSGQTCPYLPGPCPRLERPQTREQEDGAARKNPFAGLASLDLPDE